The Oryzias melastigma strain HK-1 linkage group LG6, ASM292280v2, whole genome shotgun sequence genome includes a window with the following:
- the prmt7 gene encoding protein arginine N-methyltransferase 7 isoform X1 → MKTFCGGANPTTGAPDREEESEEFDEFDYHQEIARSCYADMLHDHDRNEKYYEGIRGAVARLKARGETVIVLDIGTGTGLLSMMAVTAGADLCYAVEVFKPMAEAAQNIVQRNGFSDQIKIINKHSSDVSVGPDADMQTRANLLITELFDTELIGEGALPSYEHAHRHLVQERCEAVPHRATVYAQLVESELLWGWTQLQPTEVGGLRLLPPPAVSRCAGAHSVCDVQLSQVSPASFTPLSPVCSMFSVDFSKPVSSAFQTHSSQFVARGSGRGQVVLSWWDLHMDPAGDVVCSMAPSWMYADPKGAPWRDHWMQSVYFLPEESPVTEGAELCLTVCHDAYSLWFSVQPHSQKDQQTEAPPPRPNCTCQAHLVWTRPRFGELNDRRRTERYVQALRSVLKEDGVCLSVSDGSLLPVLAHLLGAKKVYSLENSRMSKQVIEQVMEANGVTAGVELLEIRADHLSRNDLGDQQVSLLMGEPFFSTSLLPWHSLFFWYCRSALSGLLRPDATILPCSASLHVAAVEFQDLWRIRAPCGRCEGFDVSPMDEMVQRSLDFRESREAEPHPLWEYPCRALTPSAAVMTFDFTQCVPTQPISSQGSLPLVRSGRCHGVVLWMEYQLTDDISVSTGLTAPISEQGGCEWSRHRKQAVYFLRSPWQSSGDGGAALSYSFTFEPGSGDVRMDFSVGAL, encoded by the exons ATGAAGACGTTCTGCGGCGGAGCGAACCCGACCACCGGTGCTCCGGACCGGGAGGAGGAGAGCGAGGAGTTCGACGAGTTCGACTACCACCAGGAGATCGCTCG GTCCTGTTATGCTGATATGCTGCACGATCATGACAGG AATGAGAAATATTATGAGGGAATCCGTGGCGCTGTGGCGAGACTGAAGGCTCGTGGCGAGACGGTCATCGTTCTGGACATCGGGACGGGAACCGGCCTGCTGTCCATGATGGCCGTCACGGCCGGAGCGGATCTCTGCTACGCTGTGGAG gtttttaagCCCATGGCAGAAGCGGCTCAGAACATCGTGCAGAGAAACGGTTTTTCTGACCAGATCAAGATCATCAACAAACATTCCTCTGACGTCTCCGTGGGACCAG ATGCAGACATGCAGACGAGGGCCAACCTCCTGATCACAGAGCTGTTCGATACTGAGCTGATCGGGGAAGGAGCTCTGCCCAGTTACGAGCACGCCCACCgacacctggtccag GAGCGCTGCGAGGCCGTCCCCCACAGAGCCACCGTCTACGCCCAGCTGGTGGAGTCGGAGCTGCTGTGGGGCTGGACGCAGCTGCAGCCGACAGAGGTGGGAGGACTGCGTCTGCTCCCCCCCCCCGCCGTGAGCCGCTGCGCAGGCGCCCACTCGGTGTGCGACGTGCAGCTGAGCCAGGTGTCCCCGGCCAGCTTCACGCCGCTCAGTCCAGTCTGCAGCATGTTCAG CGTGGACTTCAGCAAACCAGTAAGCAGCGCCTTCCAGACCCACTCCTCCCAGTTTGTGGCTCGGGGCAGCGGCAGAGGTCAGGTCGTCCTGTCCTGGTGGGACCTCCACATGGATCCCGCCGGAGACGTCGTGTGCTCCATGGCGCCCAGCTGGATGTATGCTGACCCAAAGGGGGCGCCG TGGCGGGATCACTGGATGCAGAGCGTCTACTTCCTGCCTGAGGAGAGTCCGGTGACGGAGGGCGCCGAGCTCTGTCTGACGGTCTGCCATGACGCCTACAGTCTGTGGTTCAGCGTGCAGCCGCACAG CCAGAAGGACCAGCAgactgaagctcctccccctcgaCCCAACTGCACCTGCCAGGCTCACCTGGTCTGGACTCGGCCGCGGTTCGGGGAGCTCAATGACAGACGGCGTACGGAGCGTTATGTTCAGGCTCTGCGCAGC GTTCTGAAGGAAGACGGCGTCTGTCTGAGCGTCAGCGATGGAAGTCTGCTTCCTGTGTTGGCTCACCTGCTGGGAGCTAAGAAG GTCTACAGCTTGGAGAACTCCAGAATGTCCAAACAGGTGATTGAGCAG GTCATGGAGGCGAACGGCGTAACGGCAGGTGTGGAGCTGCTGGAGATCAGAGCAGATCACCTGAGCAGGAACGACCTCGGAGACCAACAG GTCTCACTATTGATGGGGGAGCCGTTCTTCAGCACCAGCCTCTTACCGTGGCACTCCCTGTTCTTCTGGTACTGTCGCTCCGCCCTGTCGGGCCTCCTGCGACCCGACGCCACCATCCTGCCATGCTCCGCCTCCCTGCATGTGGCAGCTGTGGAGTTCCAG GACTTGTGGAGGATTCGAGCCCCGTGTGGTCGATGTGAAGGCTTCGATGTCTCTCCCATGGATGAGATGGTTCAG CGCTCTCTGGACTTCCGGGAGTCGCGGGAGGCGGAGCCCCACCCCCTGTGGGAGTATCCGTGCCGAGCTCTGACCCCGTCCGCCGCTGTCATGACGTTCGACTTCACCCAGTGTGTCCCCACCCAGCCAATCAGCAGCCAGGGCTCCCTGCCTCTGGTCAG GAGCGGTCGCTGCCATGGAGTCGTGCTGTGGATGGAGTATCAGCTGACTGATGACATAAGCGTCAGCACAGGTCTGACTGCACCAATCAGTGAACAG GGCGGCTGTGAATGGAGTCGGCACAGGAAGCAGGCGGTGTACTTCCTGCGGTCGCCGTGGCAGAGTTCAGGTGACGGCGGCGCCGCGCTGTCTTACAGCTTCACCTTTGAACCCGGCTCAGGTGATGTTAGGATGGACTTCAGCGTCGGCGCTCTGTGA
- the prmt7 gene encoding protein arginine N-methyltransferase 7 isoform X2, which produces MAEAAQNIVQRNGFSDQIKIINKHSSDVSVGPDADMQTRANLLITELFDTELIGEGALPSYEHAHRHLVQERCEAVPHRATVYAQLVESELLWGWTQLQPTEVGGLRLLPPPAVSRCAGAHSVCDVQLSQVSPASFTPLSPVCSMFSVDFSKPVSSAFQTHSSQFVARGSGRGQVVLSWWDLHMDPAGDVVCSMAPSWMYADPKGAPWRDHWMQSVYFLPEESPVTEGAELCLTVCHDAYSLWFSVQPHSQKDQQTEAPPPRPNCTCQAHLVWTRPRFGELNDRRRTERYVQALRSVLKEDGVCLSVSDGSLLPVLAHLLGAKKVYSLENSRMSKQVIEQVMEANGVTAGVELLEIRADHLSRNDLGDQQVSLLMGEPFFSTSLLPWHSLFFWYCRSALSGLLRPDATILPCSASLHVAAVEFQDLWRIRAPCGRCEGFDVSPMDEMVQRSLDFRESREAEPHPLWEYPCRALTPSAAVMTFDFTQCVPTQPISSQGSLPLVRSGRCHGVVLWMEYQLTDDISVSTGLTAPISEQGGCEWSRHRKQAVYFLRSPWQSSGDGGAALSYSFTFEPGSGDVRMDFSVGAL; this is translated from the exons ATGGCAGAAGCGGCTCAGAACATCGTGCAGAGAAACGGTTTTTCTGACCAGATCAAGATCATCAACAAACATTCCTCTGACGTCTCCGTGGGACCAG ATGCAGACATGCAGACGAGGGCCAACCTCCTGATCACAGAGCTGTTCGATACTGAGCTGATCGGGGAAGGAGCTCTGCCCAGTTACGAGCACGCCCACCgacacctggtccag GAGCGCTGCGAGGCCGTCCCCCACAGAGCCACCGTCTACGCCCAGCTGGTGGAGTCGGAGCTGCTGTGGGGCTGGACGCAGCTGCAGCCGACAGAGGTGGGAGGACTGCGTCTGCTCCCCCCCCCCGCCGTGAGCCGCTGCGCAGGCGCCCACTCGGTGTGCGACGTGCAGCTGAGCCAGGTGTCCCCGGCCAGCTTCACGCCGCTCAGTCCAGTCTGCAGCATGTTCAG CGTGGACTTCAGCAAACCAGTAAGCAGCGCCTTCCAGACCCACTCCTCCCAGTTTGTGGCTCGGGGCAGCGGCAGAGGTCAGGTCGTCCTGTCCTGGTGGGACCTCCACATGGATCCCGCCGGAGACGTCGTGTGCTCCATGGCGCCCAGCTGGATGTATGCTGACCCAAAGGGGGCGCCG TGGCGGGATCACTGGATGCAGAGCGTCTACTTCCTGCCTGAGGAGAGTCCGGTGACGGAGGGCGCCGAGCTCTGTCTGACGGTCTGCCATGACGCCTACAGTCTGTGGTTCAGCGTGCAGCCGCACAG CCAGAAGGACCAGCAgactgaagctcctccccctcgaCCCAACTGCACCTGCCAGGCTCACCTGGTCTGGACTCGGCCGCGGTTCGGGGAGCTCAATGACAGACGGCGTACGGAGCGTTATGTTCAGGCTCTGCGCAGC GTTCTGAAGGAAGACGGCGTCTGTCTGAGCGTCAGCGATGGAAGTCTGCTTCCTGTGTTGGCTCACCTGCTGGGAGCTAAGAAG GTCTACAGCTTGGAGAACTCCAGAATGTCCAAACAGGTGATTGAGCAG GTCATGGAGGCGAACGGCGTAACGGCAGGTGTGGAGCTGCTGGAGATCAGAGCAGATCACCTGAGCAGGAACGACCTCGGAGACCAACAG GTCTCACTATTGATGGGGGAGCCGTTCTTCAGCACCAGCCTCTTACCGTGGCACTCCCTGTTCTTCTGGTACTGTCGCTCCGCCCTGTCGGGCCTCCTGCGACCCGACGCCACCATCCTGCCATGCTCCGCCTCCCTGCATGTGGCAGCTGTGGAGTTCCAG GACTTGTGGAGGATTCGAGCCCCGTGTGGTCGATGTGAAGGCTTCGATGTCTCTCCCATGGATGAGATGGTTCAG CGCTCTCTGGACTTCCGGGAGTCGCGGGAGGCGGAGCCCCACCCCCTGTGGGAGTATCCGTGCCGAGCTCTGACCCCGTCCGCCGCTGTCATGACGTTCGACTTCACCCAGTGTGTCCCCACCCAGCCAATCAGCAGCCAGGGCTCCCTGCCTCTGGTCAG GAGCGGTCGCTGCCATGGAGTCGTGCTGTGGATGGAGTATCAGCTGACTGATGACATAAGCGTCAGCACAGGTCTGACTGCACCAATCAGTGAACAG GGCGGCTGTGAATGGAGTCGGCACAGGAAGCAGGCGGTGTACTTCCTGCGGTCGCCGTGGCAGAGTTCAGGTGACGGCGGCGCCGCGCTGTCTTACAGCTTCACCTTTGAACCCGGCTCAGGTGATGTTAGGATGGACTTCAGCGTCGGCGCTCTGTGA